One Paenibacillus sp. FSL W8-0186 genomic window carries:
- a CDS encoding TM2 domain-containing protein — protein sequence MEKSDKSFVAALLLAFFLGSLGVHRFYVGKVGTGIIMLLTLGGLGIWTLIDFILIAVGSFKDSDGRTIKA from the coding sequence GTGGAAAAAAGTGACAAATCATTTGTAGCTGCACTACTGCTGGCATTCTTTCTGGGCTCTCTAGGAGTTCATCGTTTCTATGTAGGCAAGGTGGGAACAGGAATCATCATGCTGCTTACTTTGGGCGGGCTCGGAATTTGGACATTAATCGACTTTATTCTTATCGCTGTAGGCAGCTTCAAAGACAGCGACGGCAGAACGATCAAGGCCTAG